In the genome of Candidatus Methylomirabilis lanthanidiphila, one region contains:
- a CDS encoding Carbonic anhydrase yields the protein MNRLVPVTNTEDVFSEYRNSPIGLLLEYHNLGRAPDVYTAAQLLIGMCMDNRKHLRIPDNFSFIIRTGGANLRYSEFKVSYAIAVGGVKSIALIGHTQCGMVNLVARRNQFIQGLVDSAGWDKEWAEEHFMHFAPMFEIGNETDFVLSEAKRLRLRYPKIQVAPLLYRVEDNLLYLLRET from the coding sequence ATGAATAGACTTGTTCCCGTCACCAATACCGAAGATGTTTTTTCCGAATATCGAAACTCACCCATTGGACTACTGCTCGAATACCATAATCTGGGCCGTGCGCCGGATGTTTACACTGCCGCACAATTGCTTATCGGCATGTGCATGGATAATCGTAAGCACCTTCGCATACCAGATAATTTCAGCTTTATCATCCGCACGGGCGGAGCCAATCTCCGCTACAGCGAGTTCAAGGTCTCATATGCCATTGCCGTCGGTGGCGTGAAGTCCATCGCCTTGATCGGCCATACCCAATGTGGCATGGTGAATTTGGTGGCGAGACGCAACCAGTTCATCCAGGGGCTAGTGGATAGTGCCGGCTGGGATAAGGAATGGGCCGAAGAACATTTCATGCACTTTGCGCCCATGTTTGAAATCGGCAATGAGACGGATTTTGTTTTGAGCGAAGCCAAACGTCTACGGCTACGCTATCCCAAGATACAGGTTGCGCCACTCCTGTATCGAGTCGAAGATAATCTTCTGTACTTGCTACGCGAAACCTGA
- a CDS encoding XRE family transcriptional regulator, whose amino-acid sequence MAKRDFPPIHPGEILLEEFLKPMNISQYRLARDIGVDPRRINEIVHGKRSISADTALRLARYFGTSARLWLNLQSHYDLEVQEELIGDRLEEEVKSVA is encoded by the coding sequence ATGGCGAAAAGAGATTTCCCTCCCATTCATCCTGGCGAGATTCTACTGGAAGAGTTCCTCAAGCCCATGAACATCTCCCAGTATAGGCTGGCAAGAGATATCGGGGTTGATCCGCGCCGGATCAACGAGATCGTGCATGGCAAGCGGTCCATCAGTGCCGACACAGCGCTCCGCCTCGCACGCTACTTTGGCACGTCTGCCCGGCTGTGGCTCAACCTCCAATCCCACTACGACCTGGAAGTGCAAGAGGAGCTGATCGGCGATCGTTTGGAGGAAGAGGTCAAGTCTGTTGCGTGA
- a CDS encoding penicillin-binding protein 1A, translating into MIEADEQSGWKQHFPTYHFKERDVALEEYRFATKTLEAEERVFLNAANLSVVVGAALGSLALGTLERLAATFAPVVPHAFTLIVILGIAVAFAVLSLRYFADRQKAVCFAARKVIVLRRMLGMSYGSLQLVLPNWRIEGADEPFAIRLFPGWNTYVAYPCYAIAGIAAAVAFFVLAALIKHLESSGLTLPVRPTVTVIGCAALTFAALAWTYRKALLDTHERVGLLAACRLAKAMNVTLVTNFEYVIYRATLAKHELHRLGIDLGPAKRLLVHIEDKEFFVHRGVSLRGLVRLAASTLGLRRRSGGSTITQQLVRTLFIHDQRKLFRRKVVEILLARWFDRVVAKNDQLEMYLASVRFEASVFGMAQALRWFFGAISKGISLPMAFFLIERVSNIRSRLLVEKIDETLRGAVTAGVLDEAQTTKVIGLYAEAIRDGKIQDSEGHGITRLQKAWLQA; encoded by the coding sequence ATGATTGAAGCGGACGAGCAGTCTGGTTGGAAACAGCACTTTCCGACCTATCACTTTAAAGAGAGGGACGTGGCGTTAGAGGAATATCGATTCGCTACAAAGACCCTCGAGGCAGAGGAACGCGTATTCCTGAACGCCGCGAATCTTTCAGTTGTTGTAGGAGCCGCACTGGGCTCCTTAGCCCTGGGAACGCTGGAGCGCTTAGCAGCGACCTTCGCACCCGTAGTTCCGCACGCGTTCACTTTGATCGTCATTCTCGGCATCGCTGTCGCCTTTGCTGTACTGTCACTACGGTACTTCGCGGACCGACAAAAAGCGGTTTGCTTTGCTGCCCGCAAGGTTATTGTGTTACGGCGTATGTTGGGAATGAGCTATGGTAGTCTGCAGCTCGTCCTACCAAACTGGCGCATCGAGGGCGCGGACGAGCCCTTCGCCATCCGTCTCTTTCCGGGGTGGAATACGTATGTCGCGTACCCGTGCTACGCCATCGCCGGAATCGCTGCCGCGGTAGCGTTCTTCGTTCTCGCTGCCCTTATCAAGCATCTGGAATCTAGCGGACTCACCCTGCCCGTTCGGCCGACTGTAACCGTTATAGGGTGCGCTGCTTTGACTTTCGCCGCCTTGGCATGGACGTACAGAAAGGCGCTGCTAGATACGCATGAGCGTGTTGGGCTCTTGGCGGCTTGTCGGTTAGCAAAGGCCATGAACGTAACTCTCGTGACCAACTTTGAATACGTCATCTACCGCGCGACTCTCGCCAAACACGAGCTGCATCGACTCGGGATCGACCTTGGTCCCGCAAAGAGATTATTGGTTCACATTGAGGACAAAGAATTTTTCGTTCATCGCGGTGTCAGTCTACGCGGCCTGGTCCGTCTCGCCGCGTCGACTCTTGGGCTTCGTCGTCGCTCCGGCGGTTCAACGATCACCCAACAACTCGTGCGCACGCTTTTCATTCATGACCAACGGAAACTGTTCAGACGTAAGGTGGTCGAGATTCTGCTTGCCCGCTGGTTCGACAGAGTAGTTGCGAAGAACGATCAACTGGAGATGTACTTGGCTTCTGTGCGCTTCGAGGCTAGTGTTTTCGGCATGGCTCAGGCGCTCCGGTGGTTCTTCGGCGCGATATCAAAGGGCATCTCGCTGCCTATGGCGTTCTTCCTCATAGAAAGGGTATCGAACATTCGATCGAGATTGCTCGTTGAAAAGATCGACGAGACGCTGCGAGGCGCTGTAACCGCGGGTGTCCTAGACGAGGCACAAACGACGAAAGTGATCGGACTCTATGCTGAGGCAATCCGCGATGGCAAAATCCAAGATTCGGAAGGGCATGGAATCACACGGCTGCAGAAAGCTTGGCTCCAGGCATAA
- the dnaE2_1 gene encoding DNA polymerase, with product MCHIPLDHVRPTSDHVGCTAEHNTAVAAHGQGVTNSNDTNRRILTKSRSFSVTSTQPASLQESAVLWPTVFARYAPLAKTATLLGVTGTLQADLSACDHAQAEQGVVHLIADHLWQPKLGANLATAPSRDFH from the coding sequence ATGTGTCACATTCCGCTGGACCACGTTAGACCTACGTCAGACCATGTCGGCTGCACTGCCGAACACAACACGGCAGTTGCCGCTCACGGCCAGGGTGTCACGAACTCGAACGACACGAACCGCCGGATTCTGACAAAGTCTCGTTCGTTCTCGGTCACGAGCACGCAGCCAGCCTCCCTGCAGGAGAGCGCCGTCCTCTGGCCCACGGTCTTCGCGCGCTACGCGCCGTTAGCGAAGACCGCTACCCTCCTCGGCGTCACCGGAACCCTCCAGGCCGACCTGTCTGCGTGCGATCACGCACAGGCCGAACAGGGTGTCGTCCACCTCATCGCCGACCACCTCTGGCAGCCGAAATTGGGCGCTAACCTCGCCACCGCCCCTAGTCGGGACTTTCATTGA
- the mcp4 gene encoding Methyl-accepting chemotaxis protein 4, whose protein sequence is MKKVLMTACVVFLSVVFLGLSAGAQSGKQEKSSAQDVLIKSEVETAVSMLRVIFIKHQQGAMTLDQAKELGADLLRELQYGTDGYFWADTTEGVNVVLYGRKDVEGRNRMKDKDQKGTFYVKEFLAKGKAGGGYVEYWFPKKGQTTEQPKRSYVLLFEPFGWVVGSGYYR, encoded by the coding sequence ATGAAAAAGGTATTGATGACAGCTTGTGTAGTTTTTCTGAGTGTGGTGTTCCTGGGTCTATCGGCTGGAGCACAGTCTGGCAAACAGGAGAAGTCATCGGCTCAGGACGTGCTCATAAAGAGTGAAGTCGAAACTGCGGTCAGCATGCTTCGGGTCATCTTTATTAAGCATCAACAGGGGGCAATGACCCTTGATCAGGCAAAGGAGCTTGGGGCCGACCTCCTGCGGGAGCTTCAGTACGGGACCGACGGATATTTTTGGGCCGATACAACGGAAGGCGTAAATGTGGTTCTGTACGGGCGAAAAGATGTGGAGGGACGAAATCGGATGAAAGATAAGGACCAAAAGGGTACATTTTACGTAAAGGAATTCCTAGCAAAAGGCAAGGCCGGCGGCGGGTATGTCGAATACTGGTTTCCGAAAAAGGGACAAACCACCGAGCAACCCAAGCGATCCTACGTGCTCCTGTTTGAACCGTTCGGATGGGTTGTCGGTAGCGGATACTACCGCTGA
- a CDS encoding twitching motility protein PilT, whose product MRVLVDTSIWVQHLRRGESRLAAMLEVGEVLCHPFVIGELACGQLGNRHEILALLAALPQARVADHAELLHLIDEHRLYGRGLGWVDVHLLGSGLLSSCDLWTTDRALQDASRRLGIAAH is encoded by the coding sequence GTGAGGGTCCTCGTCGACACCTCCATCTGGGTGCAGCACCTGCGTCGCGGCGAGTCTCGGTTGGCCGCGATGCTCGAGGTCGGCGAGGTGTTGTGCCATCCGTTCGTGATCGGCGAACTGGCCTGTGGCCAACTTGGGAACCGGCACGAGATCCTCGCTCTTCTGGCTGCATTGCCCCAGGCCCGAGTTGCCGACCACGCTGAGTTGCTACACCTCATTGACGAGCATCGCCTGTATGGCCGGGGTCTGGGTTGGGTCGATGTCCATCTCTTGGGAAGCGGGCTGCTGTCGTCGTGCGACCTATGGACCACGGACAGGGCGCTCCAGGACGCGTCGAGACGGCTCGGTATCGCCGCGCACTGA
- the cmoA_1 gene encoding tRNA (cmo5U34)-methyltransferase gives MTMAERVSFFNGRLQEYQSSVSFDAASSVFVAHFIKGREERLAYFRSIAANVKPGGLLILADLFGDKSSPEFARLLNAWLFSYASHGVSSEELIQDRTHVERDVAFIPESELVALLKEAGFSSPLRFYQTYLFGAWVATRDV, from the coding sequence GAACGTGTTTCCTTCTTCAACGGCCGGTTGCAGGAATACCAATCGTCGGTCTCATTTGATGCTGCCTCTTCTGTCTTCGTAGCTCACTTCATCAAGGGCCGAGAAGAAAGGCTCGCGTATTTCCGTTCAATTGCGGCAAACGTAAAACCCGGTGGCTTGCTCATTCTTGCCGACCTTTTCGGTGACAAGAGTTCTCCCGAGTTCGCGCGCTTGTTGAACGCATGGCTGTTTTCCTACGCATCGCACGGTGTTTCGTCCGAAGAATTGATTCAAGATCGCACCCACGTCGAACGAGACGTGGCCTTCATCCCGGAGAGTGAGTTGGTTGCTCTACTAAAGGAAGCCGGGTTTTCCAGCCCATTGCGGTTCTATCAAACCTATTTGTTCGGCGCCTGGGTGGCTACCCGCGATGTCTAA
- a CDS encoding Antitoxin VapB32 produces MGTTITALGPAADPERWCRKGRLTGLYKLHILMHMRTTLNIDDGLLKRASQLTGVTEKTALLRLGLEALIALESARRLATLGGTEKALRPIRRRRSAA; encoded by the coding sequence ATGGGGACCACAATAACGGCTCTAGGCCCCGCCGCTGACCCCGAACGTTGGTGCAGAAAAGGTCGCTTGACGGGTCTGTATAAATTGCACATACTGATGCATATGAGAACTACACTGAACATCGACGATGGACTGCTCAAGCGGGCCAGCCAGTTGACGGGCGTCACCGAGAAGACGGCCTTGCTTCGGCTGGGGCTCGAGGCGCTGATCGCCCTGGAAAGCGCTCGGCGGTTGGCGACGTTGGGCGGGACCGAGAAGGCCCTGCGGCCGATTCGGCGGCGGCGTTCGGCAGCGTGA